One Lactobacillus crispatus DNA segment encodes these proteins:
- a CDS encoding Cof-type HAD-IIB family hydrolase: MTIKFIALDTDGTLLNSTGKILPSTKKAVKTALDQGIKVALCSGRPIAGLKHFMDELGIIGPDQYAITLNGAITRTADGKIMTKDLVSNRLYRKMYAFANEHHLPFNVVSPDSKIITGDHDVDLMVYTQAYENSATLYIREPDELPSDFEIAKGCFATKAKLLDQWEDKIRQEFGQELYIVRADDCFLELLHPNVNKGTGLKELTEKLGITPEEVMAIGDERNDITMFDFAGTAVCMGNGSEEAKKHADYVTTSNDEDGISNAFEKFL, from the coding sequence ATGACAATCAAATTTATTGCACTTGATACCGATGGTACCTTGCTTAATTCAACAGGTAAGATTTTGCCCAGTACAAAAAAGGCAGTTAAAACAGCTTTAGACCAAGGAATAAAAGTTGCTTTATGTTCTGGTCGGCCAATCGCAGGATTAAAACATTTTATGGACGAATTAGGAATTATTGGACCTGATCAATATGCTATCACTCTTAATGGCGCAATTACCCGCACAGCAGATGGCAAGATAATGACTAAAGATCTAGTTTCTAATCGACTTTATCGTAAAATGTATGCTTTTGCTAACGAGCATCATTTACCTTTTAACGTTGTTTCCCCTGATTCAAAAATAATTACAGGAGATCATGATGTTGATTTAATGGTTTATACTCAAGCTTACGAAAATAGTGCGACTTTATACATTAGAGAGCCAGATGAATTGCCTAGTGATTTTGAAATTGCTAAAGGTTGTTTTGCCACTAAAGCTAAGTTGTTAGACCAATGGGAGGATAAAATTCGCCAAGAATTTGGGCAAGAGCTGTATATTGTTCGTGCCGACGATTGCTTCTTAGAGCTACTTCACCCTAATGTTAATAAAGGAACCGGATTAAAAGAATTAACTGAAAAACTTGGCATTACTCCAGAAGAGGTCATGGCAATTGGAGACGAAAGAAATGATATTACCATGTTTGACTTTGCTGGAACAGCTGTTTGCATGGGTAATGGCTCCGAAGAAGCGAAAAAGCATGCTGATTATGTTACCACTTCAAATGACGAAGATGGCATCAGCAATGCTTTTGAGAAATTTTTATAA
- a CDS encoding patatin-like phospholipase family protein — translation MKSGLVLEGGAMRGLFTAGVIDAFLENDITFDLAIGVSAGAAFGVNLKSEQKGRVLRYNMRFAGKPYYASWKSWRRSGNLYAANFCYHILPDKLDVFDKEKFMTNPMDFWCVATDAATGEPVYHQLHDAGYVDLEWIRASSSIPFFAHPVAIHGHYYFDGGVSDSIPYDFLEQQNCDKKVVIATQPKSYRKKQSKLYPLEKVILRKYPAVVKKLATRAEDYNAVLDQMEKDEEAGKAFIIRPPFPLEIGTLETDKKEMRRVYEGGRVEAEKILPTLREYLNK, via the coding sequence ATGAAAAGTGGGTTAGTACTTGAAGGTGGAGCAATGCGTGGGCTGTTTACAGCTGGCGTAATTGATGCGTTTTTAGAAAATGACATAACCTTTGATTTAGCAATTGGCGTTTCAGCCGGTGCTGCCTTTGGCGTAAACTTGAAGTCGGAGCAAAAGGGAAGAGTATTGCGCTACAACATGCGCTTTGCGGGGAAACCATATTATGCTAGTTGGAAGTCATGGCGGCGGTCAGGCAATTTGTATGCGGCTAACTTTTGTTACCATATTTTGCCTGATAAGTTGGATGTTTTTGATAAAGAAAAATTTATGACTAATCCAATGGACTTTTGGTGTGTTGCAACTGATGCTGCAACAGGTGAGCCGGTTTATCATCAATTACATGATGCAGGTTATGTTGACTTAGAGTGGATTAGAGCCTCGTCGTCGATTCCATTTTTTGCTCATCCAGTTGCAATTCATGGGCATTATTACTTTGATGGCGGTGTATCTGATTCAATTCCGTATGATTTTTTAGAGCAGCAAAACTGTGATAAAAAGGTAGTCATTGCTACACAGCCGAAGTCTTATCGCAAAAAGCAGAGTAAGCTCTATCCACTGGAAAAAGTAATTTTAAGGAAATACCCTGCAGTAGTAAAAAAATTGGCTACTAGAGCTGAGGATTATAACGCAGTGCTTGACCAAATGGAAAAGGATGAAGAAGCTGGCAAGGCGTTTATTATTCGTCCACCGTTTCCGCTTGAAATTGGCACTTTAGAAACAGATAAAAAAGAGATGCGACGAGTGTATGAGGGCGGACGAGTTGAGGCGGAGAAAATTTTGCCAACTTTGCGTGAATATTTGAACAAATAA
- a CDS encoding phosphoketolase family protein, whose product MAVDYDSKDYLKSVDAYWRAANYLSVGQLFLMKNPLLKTPLVAEDVKPKPIGHWGTIAPQNFIYAHLNRVLKKYDLNMFYIEGSGHGGQVMVSNSYLDGSYTERYPEITQDEKGMAKLFKRFSFPGGVASHAAPETPGSIHEGGELGYSLSHGTGAVLDNPDVIAAVEIGDGEAETGPLAASWFSDKFINPIKDGAVLPILQINGFKISNPTIVSRMSDQELTEYFRGMGWDPHFVSVFKGGRFDGEKDPMQVHEEMAKTMDEVIEEIKAIQKHARENNDATLPHWPLIIFQCPKGWTGPKKDLDGNPIENSFRAHQIPIPVAQGNMKHVDMLTDWLESYKPEELFNEDGSPKEIVTENTAKGEHRMAMNPITNGGLDPKRLNLPDYRKFALKFDKPGSVEAQDMVEWAKYLDEVAKLNPTTFRGFGPDESKSNRLFQLLDDQKRQWEPEVHEPNDENLAPSGRVIDSQLSEHQDEGFLEGYVLTGRHGFFATYEAFGRVVDSMLTQHMKWLRKAKEQYWRHDYPSLNFVATSTVFQQDHNGYTHQDPGILTHLYEKNRPDLVHEYLPSDTNTLLAVGNKALQDRECINVLVTSKQPRPQWFSIEEAQKLVDKGLSYIDWASTDKGVKPDVVFASTETEPTIETLAAIDILHKKFPDLKIRYINVVDVMKLMDPKDNKNGLSTEEFDRLFPKDVPVIFAWHGYKSMMESIWFARKRYNVHIHCYEENGDITTPFDMRVLNHLDRFDLAKDAVESIPALKGKNADFISHMDDLLEKHHQYIRDNGKDMPEVTEWQWSGLK is encoded by the coding sequence ATGGCAGTTGATTATGACTCAAAAGACTATTTAAAGAGCGTTGATGCATATTGGCGCGCAGCCAACTACTTGTCAGTTGGTCAATTGTTCTTGATGAAGAATCCGCTTCTCAAGACTCCGTTGGTGGCAGAAGACGTTAAGCCTAAGCCAATTGGTCACTGGGGCACGATTGCACCACAAAACTTTATCTATGCTCACTTGAATCGTGTGCTTAAGAAGTATGACTTGAACATGTTTTATATTGAGGGTTCAGGTCACGGTGGTCAGGTAATGGTTTCTAACTCATATCTTGATGGTTCATATACTGAACGTTACCCAGAGATTACCCAGGACGAAAAGGGGATGGCTAAGCTATTCAAACGCTTTAGTTTCCCAGGTGGTGTTGCTTCTCACGCTGCTCCTGAAACTCCAGGTTCAATTCATGAAGGTGGGGAATTAGGCTACTCACTTTCACACGGTACTGGTGCTGTTTTGGATAATCCAGATGTTATTGCCGCTGTTGAAATTGGTGATGGTGAAGCTGAAACTGGTCCCTTAGCTGCTTCATGGTTTAGTGACAAGTTCATTAACCCAATTAAAGATGGTGCAGTTCTGCCAATCTTGCAAATCAACGGCTTTAAGATTTCTAACCCAACCATTGTTTCTCGCATGAGCGATCAAGAATTAACCGAATACTTCCGCGGCATGGGTTGGGATCCTCACTTTGTTTCAGTCTTTAAGGGCGGCCGTTTTGACGGTGAAAAGGACCCAATGCAGGTTCACGAAGAAATGGCTAAGACCATGGATGAAGTCATTGAAGAAATCAAGGCTATTCAAAAGCATGCCCGTGAAAACAATGATGCTACCTTGCCACATTGGCCACTGATTATTTTCCAATGCCCTAAGGGCTGGACTGGTCCAAAGAAGGACTTGGATGGCAACCCAATTGAAAATTCATTCCGGGCTCACCAAATTCCAATTCCAGTTGCTCAAGGCAATATGAAACACGTTGATATGCTTACTGATTGGCTGGAAAGCTACAAGCCGGAAGAATTGTTTAATGAAGACGGTTCACCTAAGGAAATCGTAACTGAAAACACTGCTAAGGGTGAACATAGAATGGCCATGAACCCAATCACTAACGGTGGTCTTGATCCTAAGCGGCTTAACTTGCCAGACTACCGCAAATTTGCTTTGAAGTTTGACAAGCCAGGTTCAGTTGAAGCCCAAGACATGGTTGAATGGGCTAAGTACTTGGATGAAGTTGCTAAGCTCAACCCAACTACTTTCCGCGGCTTTGGTCCAGATGAATCTAAATCAAACCGCTTGTTCCAATTACTTGATGATCAAAAGCGCCAATGGGAACCAGAAGTTCATGAACCAAATGATGAAAACCTGGCTCCAAGTGGCCGTGTGATTGACTCACAATTGTCAGAACACCAAGATGAGGGCTTCCTTGAAGGCTATGTTTTGACTGGTCGTCATGGCTTCTTCGCTACTTATGAAGCCTTTGGCCGAGTAGTTGACTCCATGCTCACGCAACACATGAAGTGGTTAAGAAAAGCTAAGGAACAATACTGGCGTCATGATTATCCATCACTTAACTTTGTCGCAACTTCAACTGTATTCCAACAAGACCACAATGGTTACACTCACCAAGATCCAGGTATCTTGACTCACTTGTATGAAAAGAACCGTCCAGATCTTGTTCATGAATACTTGCCATCAGACACTAATACGCTTTTGGCAGTGGGCAACAAGGCACTGCAAGACAGAGAATGCATCAATGTCTTGGTAACTTCTAAGCAGCCTCGTCCACAATGGTTCTCAATTGAAGAAGCACAAAAGTTGGTTGACAAGGGCTTAAGCTACATTGACTGGGCTTCAACTGATAAGGGCGTTAAGCCAGACGTTGTCTTTGCTTCAACTGAAACTGAACCAACTATTGAAACTTTAGCCGCAATCGATATCTTGCACAAGAAGTTCCCAGATTTGAAGATTCGCTACATTAACGTAGTTGACGTCATGAAGCTCATGGATCCTAAGGACAACAAGAATGGTCTTTCAACTGAAGAATTTGACAGATTATTCCCTAAGGATGTGCCAGTAATCTTTGCATGGCATGGCTACAAGAGCATGATGGAATCCATCTGGTTTGCTCGCAAGCGCTACAATGTTCATATTCACTGCTATGAAGAAAATGGTGATATTACTACCCCATTTGACATGCGGGTATTGAATCATCTTGATCGCTTTGACCTAGCTAAGGATGCCGTAGAAAGCATCCCAGCTTTGAAGGGCAAGAATGCGGACTTCATAAGTCACATGGATGACTTGCTTGAAAAGCACCATCAATACATTCGTGACAATGGTAAGGATATGCCAGAAGTAACTGAATGGCAATGGTCGGGCTTGAAGTAA
- a CDS encoding DeoR/GlpR family DNA-binding transcription regulator, with protein sequence MTQEERLIQIKQLLEKKHQLSTRQIAAHFNVSFDTARRDVIHLTETGQAIRVHGGLMEINCNSVPDFLARNQVQSPVKMKMARMAKRFVHPGQCDFIGSSTTLKQLCPMLNGIDMQIVTNSIDNALSLLATEIPSVRLLGGVINKKQRFIYSETALEILRQIHFNTAFIGGSRIRDDGVYTPSMADSKIIETAASRANQVVLVAEKYKFTNQSSSPYMSVPLNQIDVLITDTPLPEELKHHFNPKTQIIPVLKE encoded by the coding sequence ATGACCCAAGAAGAAAGATTAATACAAATTAAACAGTTACTTGAAAAAAAGCACCAATTATCAACTAGACAGATTGCAGCTCACTTCAATGTATCATTTGATACGGCAAGACGAGATGTAATTCATCTAACTGAAACTGGTCAAGCAATTAGAGTTCATGGTGGTTTGATGGAAATTAATTGCAACAGCGTACCTGATTTTTTAGCAAGAAATCAAGTACAATCACCGGTTAAGATGAAAATGGCTAGAATGGCAAAGAGATTTGTTCATCCAGGTCAATGTGATTTCATCGGTTCATCAACTACGTTAAAGCAGCTCTGTCCAATGCTTAATGGTATTGACATGCAGATCGTCACGAATTCAATCGACAACGCATTAAGCTTATTAGCAACAGAAATCCCATCAGTCAGATTGTTGGGCGGCGTTATCAACAAAAAGCAGCGTTTCATTTATTCTGAAACAGCATTAGAAATATTGCGTCAAATCCATTTCAATACTGCATTTATTGGTGGATCTCGAATCAGAGATGACGGCGTATATACACCAAGCATGGCTGATTCCAAAATTATCGAAACCGCCGCTAGTCGCGCTAATCAAGTTGTATTAGTTGCCGAAAAATATAAATTTACTAATCAATCCTCTTCGCCATACATGTCTGTCCCCCTCAATCAGATCGATGTCCTTATTACCGACACCCCATTGCCTGAGGAATTAAAGCATCATTTTAATCCAAAAACGCAAATTATACCTGTTTTAAAGGAGTGA
- a CDS encoding bacteriocin immunity protein yields the protein MFSLFNQKKQSESREVYQDLRHFYNSFFSNIYNEMNIGRYRQIRDAIGLVLNKFDSGDHPLEYTSKLVMYIQARVAMNHLHLTHEQQDLMKKLSDATKYVNLSYVYLSPLTSVEQFVNI from the coding sequence ATGTTCAGTCTCTTTAACCAAAAGAAACAAAGCGAAAGTCGTGAAGTATACCAAGATTTGAGGCATTTTTATAATAGTTTTTTTAGCAATATCTACAATGAAATGAATATTGGTCGCTATCGGCAGATTCGCGATGCAATTGGGCTTGTTCTTAATAAGTTCGACAGTGGTGATCATCCTCTTGAATACACTAGCAAATTGGTCATGTATATTCAGGCTCGAGTTGCCATGAATCACCTGCATCTAACTCATGAACAGCAAGACCTAATGAAAAAGCTAAGTGACGCTACCAAATATGTAAATCTTTCTTATGTTTATCTGAGTCCGCTCACTTCGGTAGAACAATTTGTTAATATTTAA
- a CDS encoding Cof-type HAD-IIB family hydrolase, whose amino-acid sequence MTKLPFKVVAVDMDGTFMHDDQTFDHKRFDRILTELHKKGIHFIVSSGRPYTRLRKDFAGFLNRIDMIADNGSLLLQDNQIISTHLLTYKTTLDLISFIKEHYSKSSIIVTGINNSYTTINASPSFKQTMNFYYPDRIEVTDLAAAINPQDMITKITLSYQYDFSAELEKEFNQTHAEKIHCTSSGFGLLDIVPYSVNKGSALKYFLRYFGAKPNELIAFGDGMNDAEMLKLAGYSYAMANAEDQVKKIAKYEAPNNNDDGVLEVLDSYLAKVEK is encoded by the coding sequence ATGACAAAATTACCATTCAAAGTTGTTGCTGTCGATATGGATGGCACTTTCATGCATGATGATCAAACTTTCGATCACAAGCGCTTTGACCGCATCTTAACAGAATTACACAAAAAGGGGATTCACTTTATCGTTTCAAGTGGGCGCCCTTATACCAGATTACGCAAAGATTTTGCTGGCTTTTTAAACCGAATCGACATGATTGCTGACAATGGCTCGCTTTTGCTTCAAGATAATCAAATTATTAGCACTCATTTGCTCACTTATAAAACAACCTTAGATCTAATAAGTTTTATCAAAGAGCATTATTCCAAGAGTTCAATTATTGTCACTGGGATCAACAATTCATATACAACTATTAATGCTTCTCCTAGTTTTAAGCAGACGATGAACTTCTATTACCCCGATCGAATTGAAGTTACTGATTTAGCAGCGGCTATCAATCCGCAGGATATGATTACTAAAATCACCTTAAGTTATCAATATGATTTTTCCGCGGAATTAGAAAAAGAATTCAACCAAACCCATGCCGAGAAGATTCACTGTACTTCTAGTGGTTTCGGTTTGCTTGATATTGTGCCTTACAGCGTTAATAAAGGGAGCGCTCTAAAATACTTCTTACGCTATTTTGGTGCTAAACCCAATGAATTAATTGCCTTTGGCGACGGAATGAATGATGCTGAGATGTTAAAACTAGCCGGTTACAGTTATGCGATGGCTAATGCAGAAGATCAAGTTAAGAAAATCGCCAAGTATGAGGCCCCGAATAACAATGATGATGGGGTTTTAGAGGTGCTTGATTCATATTTAGCTAAAGTAGAGAAATAA
- a CDS encoding GntR family transcriptional regulator — MADYVYRTVMHDIKQNILNNQYEGMRLPDERSLAEHYQVSRSSMKRALELLAQQGIVFKKRGSGTFINPLYLRNRAMFRYDGSNLGITDSFKVPGKKQQIKLLDFHVIKATKEIAEDLFLNENDFVYEFKRLRLLDEQPFLIETGYLPIKIVPELKPETLQKSLFNYLEDEQGKTVTKSFLNITVEPSNEEDQQKLNLKSTEPVGVMEGIFFLDDGTPFEVSNMRVHYHYMNFNTFVNLGK, encoded by the coding sequence ATGGCAGATTATGTTTATCGGACAGTTATGCATGACATTAAACAGAATATTTTGAATAATCAGTATGAGGGGATGCGACTGCCTGATGAACGCAGTCTAGCCGAACACTATCAGGTAAGTCGATCATCAATGAAGCGTGCGCTGGAGCTGTTGGCTCAACAAGGGATCGTTTTTAAAAAGCGAGGTAGTGGAACTTTTATTAATCCACTATATTTGCGCAATCGGGCAATGTTTCGTTATGATGGATCGAATCTTGGAATCACTGATTCTTTTAAAGTCCCTGGTAAAAAACAACAAATTAAGTTGCTTGATTTTCATGTGATTAAGGCAACTAAAGAAATTGCGGAAGACTTATTTTTAAATGAAAATGATTTTGTTTATGAATTCAAGCGTCTACGACTGTTAGATGAACAACCATTTTTAATTGAGACTGGATATTTGCCGATTAAAATTGTGCCGGAATTAAAGCCAGAGACTTTACAAAAGTCTTTGTTTAACTATTTGGAAGATGAACAGGGAAAGACCGTTACTAAGTCATTCTTGAATATCACTGTTGAACCATCGAATGAAGAAGATCAGCAGAAGCTAAATTTGAAGTCGACTGAACCTGTTGGTGTAATGGAAGGGATCTTCTTCTTGGATGATGGGACGCCGTTTGAAGTATCAAATATGCGCGTGCATTATCATTATATGAACTTTAATACCTTTGTTAATTTGGGTAAATAA
- a CDS encoding nucleoside hydrolase, with the protein MNKRPLIISTDPGIDDIAAMTISLFAQELDVRMIVPTWGNVALKYTLQNTLNLEKFLHTKVPVVVGANQPLVAPMISAASVHGKTGIAGFEFEQADDSLIEPGLAATLMAKEIKSSPEKITLMGIGPLTDFALLFKQYPEVKENIAEIVIMGGNIGHGNHSPFAEYNIAGDPEAAQVVFHSGLPVKVAPLEIGNKAHLTPEQMDKVKTCGEVGNMLYSLFSNIHEPDGDPRIKIYDPTAVGIMLHPEMFTMKKANVNIELRGQYTYGASVMDFMDQEHANAEIATDVDLDKFATWFIDSIKKADQGRE; encoded by the coding sequence ATGAACAAGAGACCTTTAATTATCAGTACTGATCCTGGCATTGATGACATTGCTGCCATGACGATTAGTCTTTTTGCACAAGAACTTGATGTGCGCATGATTGTGCCTACTTGGGGTAACGTGGCACTGAAATATACCTTGCAAAATACCTTAAATTTAGAAAAGTTTTTGCATACTAAGGTTCCTGTCGTAGTGGGTGCTAATCAACCACTGGTGGCACCAATGATTAGTGCTGCTTCGGTTCATGGTAAAACAGGGATTGCCGGCTTTGAATTTGAACAAGCTGATGATTCTTTAATTGAACCTGGTCTTGCTGCAACGTTGATGGCTAAGGAAATTAAAAGTAGTCCAGAAAAAATAACTCTGATGGGCATTGGACCATTAACTGACTTTGCCTTACTTTTTAAGCAATATCCTGAAGTTAAAGAAAATATTGCGGAAATTGTAATTATGGGTGGTAATATTGGTCACGGAAATCATAGCCCATTTGCGGAATATAATATTGCGGGAGATCCGGAAGCAGCGCAGGTAGTTTTTCATAGTGGATTACCAGTTAAGGTTGCTCCACTTGAAATTGGAAATAAGGCCCATTTAACACCAGAGCAAATGGATAAAGTTAAGACATGTGGTGAAGTGGGTAATATGTTGTATTCACTTTTCTCTAACATTCATGAACCAGACGGTGATCCGCGAATTAAGATTTATGATCCGACTGCAGTTGGAATTATGCTTCATCCGGAAATGTTTACAATGAAAAAGGCAAACGTGAATATTGAATTGCGCGGGCAATATACTTATGGTGCCAGCGTAATGGATTTTATGGACCAAGAACATGCCAATGCGGAGATTGCGACAGATGTGGACTTGGATAAGTTTGCAACTTGGTTTATTGATAGTATTAAAAAGGCAGATCAAGGACGAGAATAA
- a CDS encoding KUP/HAK/KT family potassium transporter, producing MNKISGKQKVSFAGLLIAIGIVYGDIGTSPLYVMKSIVTENGGISNVNRELIVGSISLIFWTVTLLTTVKYVIIALKATNHGEGGIFSLYALVRKRAKWLVIPALIGGAALLADGTLTPAVTVTTSIEGLKNMRFGDVIPVSSQDMVILITIVILVLLFSIQRMGTSVIGKAFGPIMLLWFTFLGLIGLMNLSHDWSLLDAINPIHALRILFSPANKVGILILGSIFLATTGAEALYSDVGHVGKSNIMGSWPYVFVCLILNYLGQGVWILQNANYHAGNGDFNPFFEAVPSSLRLFAIALATIAAIIASQALITGSFTLVAEASSLKFLPRMNIIYPSNEKGQIYIPSINKMICVITVAIVFLFRTSHHMEAAYGLAITVTMLMTTILLFEYLGKKGTALSIRCIFLVVFAFIEGMFLFSSLTKFLHGGYVTVLIAGFILAIMYVWFYGNKIRDKREEQNAYVRLDEYTDMLTELSHCDDYPVYATNVVYMAKVKYNKFIKREMLYSILDKRPKRAKAYWFVTVNVTNEPYTAEYAVNTYGTKNVINVQLYLGFRKQTSVNVYLRQIVHDLIADGTIEVQPQQFTTTPGRDVGDFAFVIVNDVISPLTKLTGYEKFMVEARVWLQNLSSNPASWFGLEYADTVVERVPLVLGDHEEEHIQRIKPKKEK from the coding sequence ATGAATAAAATATCTGGTAAGCAAAAGGTGTCTTTTGCTGGCCTTTTAATTGCTATCGGCATTGTCTATGGTGATATTGGTACTAGTCCTTTGTATGTTATGAAGTCGATTGTGACTGAAAATGGTGGAATTAGTAATGTTAACCGTGAACTAATTGTTGGCTCCATTTCGTTGATTTTTTGGACTGTTACATTATTGACAACGGTCAAATATGTGATAATTGCCTTGAAGGCGACTAATCATGGTGAAGGAGGGATCTTCTCTCTTTATGCATTGGTTAGAAAGAGGGCTAAATGGCTAGTTATCCCAGCTTTAATTGGTGGAGCAGCATTGTTAGCTGATGGGACATTAACTCCAGCTGTGACTGTTACAACTTCAATTGAAGGCTTGAAAAATATGCGCTTTGGTGATGTAATTCCAGTTTCGTCGCAAGATATGGTTATCTTGATTACTATTGTTATCCTGGTTTTACTATTTTCAATTCAAAGAATGGGAACGAGTGTGATTGGTAAGGCCTTTGGTCCAATCATGCTCCTGTGGTTTACTTTTTTAGGGCTTATTGGACTTATGAACTTAAGCCATGATTGGAGTTTGCTTGATGCAATTAATCCAATTCATGCTTTGCGTATTTTATTTAGTCCTGCTAATAAAGTGGGTATTTTGATTTTAGGTTCAATTTTCTTGGCAACTACTGGTGCTGAGGCTCTTTATTCAGATGTCGGACATGTCGGGAAAAGTAATATTATGGGCTCTTGGCCTTATGTGTTTGTTTGCTTGATTTTAAACTATTTAGGGCAAGGCGTCTGGATTTTACAAAATGCTAATTATCATGCTGGTAATGGTGATTTCAATCCATTTTTTGAAGCAGTACCAAGTAGTCTAAGATTGTTTGCTATTGCTTTGGCTACGATTGCCGCTATTATTGCTTCTCAGGCTTTGATTACGGGTTCATTCACTTTAGTAGCTGAAGCAAGTAGTTTAAAATTTTTACCAAGAATGAATATTATCTATCCTTCAAATGAGAAGGGACAGATTTATATTCCTTCAATTAATAAGATGATCTGTGTCATTACAGTTGCAATTGTTTTCTTATTTAGAACTTCACATCATATGGAAGCAGCATATGGTCTGGCCATCACGGTTACCATGTTGATGACAACTATCTTATTATTTGAATATCTGGGTAAAAAAGGTACCGCGCTATCAATACGATGCATTTTCTTAGTAGTCTTTGCCTTTATTGAAGGGATGTTCTTATTCTCAAGCTTAACTAAGTTTTTGCATGGCGGTTACGTCACTGTTTTAATTGCTGGTTTTATTTTGGCAATCATGTACGTGTGGTTCTATGGCAATAAGATCCGTGATAAGCGTGAGGAGCAGAATGCTTATGTTCGCTTAGATGAATATACAGATATGTTGACTGAGTTGAGCCACTGTGATGATTATCCAGTTTACGCTACGAATGTAGTTTATATGGCTAAGGTTAAGTATAATAAATTCATTAAGCGCGAAATGCTTTATTCAATTTTGGATAAGAGACCTAAACGGGCTAAGGCTTACTGGTTTGTAACTGTTAATGTTACTAACGAGCCATATACTGCAGAATACGCGGTCAATACTTATGGTACTAAGAATGTAATTAACGTTCAGTTGTATTTAGGTTTTAGAAAACAAACCAGTGTAAATGTTTATTTGCGGCAAATTGTTCATGATTTGATCGCTGATGGAACGATTGAAGTTCAACCACAACAATTCACTACTACACCGGGTCGTGATGTAGGGGACTTCGCCTTTGTAATTGTTAACGACGTAATTAGTCCATTAACTAAATTGACAGGCTATGAAAAGTTCATGGTTGAAGCAAGAGTATGGCTGCAGAATTTATCTTCTAACCCTGCATCTTGGTTCGGACTGGAGTATGCCGATACTGTGGTTGAGCGTGTGCCATTAGTATTAGGTGACCATGAAGAAGAACACATTCAACGTATTAAACCCAAAAAAGAAAAATAA
- the rpiA gene encoding ribose-5-phosphate isomerase RpiA, with amino-acid sequence MNKQEQDRLKKEAAEKAAAMVKSGMVLGVGTGSTVAFFIDALGKRKDEDGLKLKAIVTTSNRSKKQLEGLGFKVSELADIDQADLTVDGADRVANNLDGIKGGGGALTLEKNVAINSKKIIWIVDESKLVHRLSGFPLPVEVLPISCEQNFKRFEQEGLKPRWRMDGNQRYVTHYGNYIIDLAADPVPAPHGLADYLDHTVGVVEHGLFLDMCDEVIIAHSDGTIEDKKK; translated from the coding sequence ATGAACAAGCAAGAACAAGATCGTTTGAAAAAAGAAGCAGCAGAAAAAGCAGCTGCCATGGTTAAATCAGGTATGGTATTGGGCGTTGGTACAGGTTCAACCGTTGCCTTTTTCATTGATGCTTTAGGTAAGCGCAAAGATGAAGACGGCTTAAAACTGAAGGCTATCGTAACTACTAGTAACCGTAGTAAAAAACAACTTGAGGGCTTAGGCTTTAAAGTTAGTGAATTGGCCGATATTGATCAAGCTGATTTAACTGTAGATGGTGCTGATCGGGTTGCCAATAACTTGGATGGAATCAAAGGCGGCGGTGGTGCATTAACTTTAGAAAAAAATGTAGCAATCAATTCTAAGAAGATCATTTGGATCGTTGATGAATCAAAATTAGTGCATCGTTTAAGCGGCTTCCCATTACCAGTTGAAGTTTTACCAATTTCTTGTGAACAAAACTTTAAACGTTTTGAACAAGAAGGATTAAAGCCTCGGTGGCGTATGGATGGCAATCAACGTTATGTGACTCACTATGGAAATTATATTATTGATTTGGCTGCAGATCCTGTTCCAGCACCTCATGGTTTAGCTGATTACCTTGATCATACTGTTGGCGTAGTTGAACATGGCTTGTTCCTGGATATGTGTGACGAAGTAATTATTGCTCATAGTGATGGCACCATCGAAGATAAGAAAAAGTAA